Proteins from a single region of Syngnathus typhle isolate RoL2023-S1 ecotype Sweden linkage group LG10, RoL_Styp_1.0, whole genome shotgun sequence:
- the chd4b gene encoding chromodomain-helicase-DNA-binding protein 4 isoform X1: MSGSDDDRDDFGAAEEHSLLHDDNEAEDIMSDIEEAPKSKKKKKAKKSSRESRSNKRQRAVREELPLSSPEHLIEGEATERDLDEGGLRSDSDGSDYAPGRKKKKRSSSTKDKKKSGGSAEKGGSSKSKRKDPEPDDDEDDDDDCQPKSSSQMLDAWGMKDIDHTFTQEDYNSLTNYKAFSQFVRPLIAAKNPKIAVSKMMTLMMAKWREFSTNNPHKGSASANAALAAANVAAAVENMVVAGTDGGPDGGAAPPAAVTAQTSPAAPVAAPPPPPPPPPPLRKAKTKEGKGPNARKKSKSKVPPKPKPKKVAPLKIKLGGLNSKRKRSSSDEDEPDVDSDFDESNFSVSEGSSRSSRSKKKSKSSKKKKKVETEDGDGYETDHQDYCEVCQQGGEIILCDTCPRAYHMVCLDPDMEKAPEGKWSCPHCEKEGIQWEAREELSDAEVEDEDDRQDDGAEEEDDHHIEYCRVCKDGGELLCCDTCPSSYHIHCLNPPLPEIPNGEWICPRCKCPPMKGKVQKVLTWRWGEPPAPTPVPRPSDLPAEAPDPPPLVGRREREFFVKWCNMSYWHCSWVLELQLELNCQVMFRNYQRKTDMDEPPPVDFGGEGDDDKSTKRKNKDPLFVHMEAEFYRYGVKMEWLMIHRILNHSVDRKGNVHYLIKWRDLAYDQSTWESEDMDIPEFDLYKQTYWNHRELMIGDEGRPGKKLKKPVKIKKTERPPANPVVDPTIKFDRQPDYLDSTGGTLHPYQLEGLNWLRFSWAQATDTILADEMGLGKTVQTAVFLYSLYKEGHSKGPFLVSAPLSTIINWEREFEMWAPDMYVVTYVGDKDSRAVIRENEFSFEGNAIRGGKKASKMKKDSTVKFHVLLTSYELITIDQAVLGSIEWACLVVDEAHRLKNNQSKFFRVLNNYPLQHKLLLTGTPLQNNLEELFHLLNFLTPERFNNLEGFLEEFADIAKEDQIKKLHDMLGPHMLRRLKADVFKHMPSKTELIVRVELSPMQKKYYKFILTRNFEALNTRGGGNQVSLLNVVMDLKKCCNHPYLFPAAATEAPKLPNGMYEGLALTKASGKLMLLHKMMKKLKEGGHRVLVFSQMTKMLDLLEDFLENEGYKYERIDGGVTGNMRQEAIDRFNAPGAPQFAFLLSTRAGGLGINLASADTVIIYDSDWNPHNDIQAFSRAHRIGQNRKVMIYRFVTKASVEERITQVAKKKMMLTHLVVRPGLGSKTGSMSKQELDDILKFGTEELFKDEAGEGDNKEDDSSVIHYDDQAIDRLLDRNRDATDDTEIQSMNEYLSSFKVAQYVVKDEDDEEEEVEREVIKQEESVDPDYWEKLLRHHYEQQQEDLARNLGKGKRTRKPVNYNDGSQEDRGIRQVRTNGFRWRSNWQEDQSDNQSDYSVASEEGDEDFDERSEANARRPSRKGLRNDRDKPLPPLLARVGGNIEVLGFNARQRKAFLNVVMRYGMPPQDAFNNQWLVRDLRGKSEKEFKAYVSLFMRHLCEPGADGAETFADGVPREGLSRQHVLTRIGVMSLIRKKVQEFEHVNGQWSMPWMAELEENKRAAALAAGEDPKTPSSGTPADTQPNTPVPEDLSRSDDKEDIKKDAEDTKARKTDEPEIIEIPDESDKSPASESKDEDPVAKEDKEKETRGGDEGSEPDDLSKDREDKADKTLPADVKGEEMDGKTDAEERSKAEEAKDEKMDPEKDQQESKDGVKSEDASRLQNGDNTREGVLSMLNVSEEKRKASKQRFMFNIADGGFTELHSLWQNEERAATVTKKTFEIWHRRHDYWLLAGIIQHGYARWQDVQNDVRFAILNEPFKGEMSRGNFLEIKNKFLARRFKLLEQALVIEEQLRRAAYLNMTEDPAHPSMALNTRFSEVECLAESHQHLSKESMSGNKPANAVLHKVLKQLEELLSDMKADVTRLPATIARIPPVAVRLQMSERNILSRLASRGPDVSAPNQSQSVQQMQVSR, translated from the exons ACGACAACGAGGCCGAAGACATCATGTCTGACATAGAAGAGGCTCCCAaatccaagaagaagaagaaggccaaGAAGAGCAGCAGGGAGAGCAGAAGCAACAAGAGGCAGAGAGCTGTCAGAGAG GAGTTGCCGCTGAGCTCTCCTGAGCACCTCATTGAAGGGGAGGCAACAGAGCGGGACCTGGATGAGGGAGGCCTGCGCTCGGACAGTGATGGAAGCGATTACGCCCCGGGAAGGAAAAAGAAGAAACGCTCCAGCTCGACCAAAGACAAGAAGAAGTCCGGCGGGTCTGCGGAGAAAGGGGGCTCATCCAAGAGCAAGCGCAAAGATCCAGAGCCAGATGACGACgaagatgacgatgatgattgcCAG CCGAAAAGCTCCTCACAGATGCTGGATGCCTGGGGCATGAAAGACATTGACCACACCTTTACTCAGGAAGACTACAACTCACTCACCAACTACAAGGCCTTCAGTCAGTTTGTCAG GCCGTTGATTGCAGCCAAGAACCCCAAAATTGCTGTGTCCAAGATGATGACGCTAATGATGGCCAAGTGGAGAGAGTTTAGCACAAACAATCCCCATAAG GGCTCCGCCTCCGCCAATGCAGCCTTGGCAGCCGCCAATGTGGCAGCTGCTGTGGAGAACATGGTGGTTGCCGGGACGGACGGAGGGCCCGATGGTGGTGCCGCACCCCCTGCCGCCGTCACCGCTCAGACATCGCCCGCTGCTCCGGTGGCAGccccgccaccgccgccaccgccgccgccgcctctccGCAAGGCAAAAACCAAAGAAGGCAAAG GACCTAATGCTCGTAAAAAATCCAAGTCTAAAGTTCCACCGAAGCCCAAACCCAAGAAAGTGGCTCCACTCAAGATCAAACTTGGTGGCCTAAACAGCAAGAGAAAGCGCTCCTCG AGCGATGAAGATGAGCCCGATGTGGACAGCGACTTTGACGAAAGCAACTTCTCCGTGTCAGAGGGCTCCagccgcagcagccgcagcaaGAAGAAGTCCAAGAGctcgaagaaaaagaagaaag TGGAGACGGAGGATGGCGACGGCTACGAGACGGACCATCAGGACTACTGTGAGGTGTGCCAGCAGGGAGGAGAGATCATTCTGTGCGACACCTGCCCCAGGGCTTATCACATGGTCTGCTTGGACCCTGACATGGAAAAGGCCCCCGAGGGCAAGTGGAGCTGCCCACACTGC GAGAAGGAGGGCATCCAGTGGGAGGCAAGGGAGGAGCTCTCCGACGCCGAAGTGGAAGACGAGGACGACAGGCAGGACGACGGcgccgaggaagaggacgacCACCACATTGAGTATTGCAGGGTGTGCAAGGACGGAGGGGAGCTCCTTTGCTGCGACACTTGCCCCTCGTCCTACCACATCCACTGTCTCAACCCGCCTCTCCCCGAGATCCCCAACGGCGAGTGGATCTGCCCCCGCTGCAAG TGTCCACCGATGAAGGGTAAAGTCCAGAAGGTCTTAACATGGCGTTGGGGAGAGCCGCCTGCCCCCACGCCCGTTCCCCGGCCTTCTGACCTGCCCGCTGAGGCTCCCGATCCCCCACCGTTGGTTGGCCGCAGGGAGAGGGAGTTCTTTGTGAAATGGTGCAACATGTCTTATTGGCACTGCTCCTGGGTGCTCGAACTCCAG TTGGAGCTGAACTGCCAGGTGATGTTCCGCAACTACCAGAGGAAGACCGACATGGACGAGCCGCCGCCTGTTGACTTTGGCGGCGAGGGCGACGACGACAAGAGCACCAAGAGGAAGAACAAGGATCCGCTCTTTGTCCACATGGAGGCGGAGTTCTACCGCTATGGAGTCAAGATGGAGTGGCTGATGATACACCGCATCCTCAACCACAG TGTGGACAGGAAGGGCAACGTGCACTACCTGATCAAATGGCGAGATCTGGCCTACGACCAGTCCACGTGGGAGAGCGAAGACATGGACATCCCAGAGTTTGACCTTTACAAGCAGACCTACTGGAATCACAG AGAGTTGATGATTGGTGATGAGGGCAGACCTGGCAAGAAGCTTAAGAAGCCTGTCAAAATTAAGAAGACGGAGCGTCCACCTGCTAATCCTGTGGTAGAC CCCACCATAAAGTTTGACCGTCAGCCTGACTACCTGGACAGCACTGGGGGCACTCTTCACCCCTACCAGCTAGAGGGCCTGAACTGGCTCAGGTTTTCTTGGGCGCAGGCCACCGACACCATCCTGGCCGATGAGATGGGCTTAGGAAAGACTGTCCAGACCGCTGTCTTCCTCTACTCGCTTTACAAGGAG GGTCACTCCAAAGGTCCCTTCCTGGTTAGCGCACCTCTGTCTACCATCATCAATTGGGAGAGAGAGTTTGAGATGTGGGCCCCGGACATGTATGTGGTCACCTATGTGGGTGACAAGGACAGCAGGGCTGTCATCCGAGAGAACGAGTTCTCCTTCGAAGGGAATGCCATCCGAGGTGGGAAGAAGGCTTCCAAGATGAAG AAAGACTCCACAGTTAAATTTCATGTCCTCCTCACGTCCTATGAGCTGATCACCATCGACCAGGCTGTGCTGGGCTCTATCGAATGGGCCTGTCTGGTTGTGGACGAAGCTCACAGGCTGAAAAACAACCAGTCCAAG TTCTTCAGAGTGTTGAACAACTACCCGCTGCAACACAAGCTTCTGCTGACCGGCACGCCTCTTCAAAACAACCTGGAAGAGCTCTTCCATTTGCTTAACTTCCTGACTCCAGAGAGATTCAA CAACTTGGAAGGCTTCTTGGAGGAATTTGCCGACATCGCCAAAGAGGACCAGATCAAGAAGCTCCACGATATGCTAGGCCCGCACATGCTCAGGAGGCTGAAAGCGGACGTCTTCAAGCACATGCCATCCAAGACCGAGCTCATTGTCAGAGTGGAGCTCAGCCCCATGCAGAA GAAATACTACAAGTTTATATTAACTCGGAACTTTGAGGCCTTGAACACCCGCGGAGGAGGAAACCAAGTCTCTTTGCTCAACGTGGTGATGGATCTGAAAAAGTGCTGCAATCACCCCTACCTGTTTCCCGCTGCCGCTACC GAGGCTCCGAAACTTCCCAACGGCATGTACGAGGGCTTGGCTCTGACCAAGGCATCCGGCAAGCTGATGCTCTTGCACAAGATGATGAAGAAGTTGAAGGAAGGAGGTCACAGGGTGCTGGTTTTCTCCCAGATGACCAAAATGCTGGACCTGCTGGAGGACTTCCTGGAAAACGAGGGCTACAAATACGAGAGAATTGACGGCGGGGTCACGGGCAACATGCGGCAGGAGGCCATCGACCGCTTTAATG CTCCCGGCGCTCCACAGTTTGCCTTCCTCCTCTCAACTCGAGCAGGAGGTTTGGGCATCAATCTTGCCTCCGCAGACACCGTTATCATTTATGACTCCGACTGGAACCCTCACAATGATATCCAG GCATTCAGTCGAGCTCACCGTATCGGCCAGAACAGGAAGGTGATGATCTATCGCTTTGTGACAAAAGCATCCGTGGAGGAGAGGATCacacag gtcgcaaagaaaaaaatgatgctCACCCACTTGGTTGTGCGACCCGGCCTCGGCTCCAAGACCGGTTCCATGTCCAAGCAGGAGCTTGACGACATTCTCAAATTTGGAACCGAGGAGTTATTCAAGGATGAGGCTGGAGAGG GGGACAACAAAGAGGACGACAGCAGTGTGATCCACTACGACGACCAAGCCATTGATCGTCTACTGGACCGGAACCGGGACGCCACGGATGACACCGAAATCCAGAGCATGAACGAATACCTCAGCTCCTTCAAAGTTGCACAATACGTAGTCAAAGACGAGGATGATGAG gaggaggaagtggagcgGGAGGTGATCAAGCAGGAGGAAAGCGTCGACCCCGACTACTGGGAGAAGCTGCTACGTCATCACTACGAGCAGCAGCAAGAGGATCTGGCCCGCAATCTGGGCAAAGGCAAAAGAACTCGAAAGCCGGTTAACTACAATGACGGTTCTCAGGAGGACCGAGGTATAAGACAGG tgagGACAAACGGCTTCAGATGGAGATCAA ATTGGCAAGAGGATCAATCCGACAACCAGTCTGATTATTCTGTGGCGTCGGAGGAGGGCGACGAGGACTTTGACGAGCGTTCTGAAG CTAACGCCCGTAGACCGAGCCGCAAAGGGTTACGAAACGACCGGGACAAGCCTCTGCCTCCGCTCCTGGCCCGAGTGGGAGGAAACATTGag GTTCTGGGCTTCAACGCGCGGCAGAGGAAGGCTTTCCTGAATGTGGTGATGCGCTATGGGATGCCTCCCCAGGATGCTTTCAACAACCAGTGGCTTGTCAGGGACCTTCGAGGGAAATCTGAGAAGGAATTCAA ggcATACGTGTCTCTGTTCATGAGGCACCTGTGTGAGCCGGGAGCCGACGGAGCGGAGACCTTTGCAGATGGCGTCCCGCGAGAGGGACTGTCCAGGCAACACGTGCTAACCCGCATCGGTGTCATGTCCCTCATCAGAAAAAAG GTGCAGGAGTTTGAGCATGTGAACGGTCAGTGGTCCATGCCTTGGATGGCGGAgctggaggaaaacaagaggGCGGCGGCTTTGGCTGCGGGTGAAGACCCCAAGACCCCTTCGAGTGGGACGCCCGCCGATACGCAACCCAACACTCCTGTGCCAG AGGATCTCTCAAGATCAGACGACAAAGAGGACATTAAGAAGGATGCCGAAGACACCAAAGCCAGAAAGACGGACGAGCCAGAG ATTATTGAAATCCCAGATGAGTCCGACAAGTCACCGGCCTCTGAAAGCAAAGATGAGGATCCTGTAGCTAAGGAGGACAAAGAGAAGGAGACACGAGGTGGCGATGAAGGGAGCGAGCCCGACGACCTTAGCAAGGACAGAGAGGACAAGGCCGACAAGACCCTTCCTGCTGATGTCAAAGGTGAAGAGATGGATGGAAAAACAGATGCGGAGGAGCGATCAAAAG ctgAAGAAGCTAAAGATGAAAAGATGGATCCAGAGAAAG ATCAACAAGAGAGCAAAGATGGTGTGAAATCTGAGGACGCTAGCAGACTTCAAAATGGAGACAACACCAGGGAAGGAGTGCTGTCCATGTTGAATGTCAGCGAAGAAAAGAGGAAAGCCAGCAAGCAGAGGTTCATGTTCAACATAGCGGACGGAGGCTTCACAG AGCTTCACTCCCTTTGGCAAAATGAGGAGAGGGCAGCCACCGTCACTAAAAAAACCTTTGAGATTTGGCACCGTCGCCATGATTACTGGCTCCTTGCTGGCATCATACA GCACGGCTACGCTCGGTGGCAGGACGTGCAGAACGACGTCAGGTTCGCCATCCTCAATGAGCCCTTCAAGGGCGAAATGAGCAGAGGCAACTTCCTGGAAATCAAGAACAAGTTCCTGGCACGCAGGTTCAAG TTACTGGAGCAAGCGTTGGTAATCGAGGAGCAGCTACGCCGGGCGGCCTACCTCAACATGACGGAGGACCCGGCACACCCTTCCATGGCGCTTAACACGCGCTTCAGTGAGGTGGAGTGTCTGGCCGAGTCCCACCAGCACCTCAGCAAGGAGTCCATGTCAGGAAACAAGCCAGCCAATGCAGTTCTGCATAAAG TTCTCAAACAGCTGGAGGAGCTGCTGAGCGACATGAAGGCGGATGTCACACGCCTCCCGGCGACCATCGCCAGGATACCGCCCGTGGCCGTGCGGCTGCAAATGTCAGAGCGCAACATCCTCAGCAGGCTGGCCAGCCGTGGGCCCGATGTGAGCGCCCCGAACCAGTCGCAGAGCGTGCAGCAGATGCAGGTTTCACGCTGA